One genomic region from Anolis sagrei isolate rAnoSag1 chromosome 7, rAnoSag1.mat, whole genome shotgun sequence encodes:
- the SNRNP27 gene encoding U4/U6.U5 small nuclear ribonucleoprotein 27 kDa protein has protein sequence MGRSRSRSPPRRERRRSRSASRERRRRERSRSRERDRRRSRSRSPHRRRSRSPRRHRSSSSSPVRPKERRDDEKKEGKEAKGKERQITEEDLEGKTEEEIEMMKMMGFSTFDTTKGKKVDGSVNAYAINVSQKRKYRQYMNRKGGFNRPLDFIA, from the exons ATGGGACGAAGCCGTTCGAGGTCCCCGCCCAGGAGAG AGCGCCGGCGGTCCAGGTCTGCTTCCCGGGAGAGGAGGCGTCGGGAGCGGTCCCGGTCCCGAGAGAGAGACCGGAGGAGGAGCCGGTCCCGCTCCCCCCACAGGAGGCGGTCCAG ATCACCGCGACGACATAGATCCAGCTCTTCCTCTCCGGTCCGACCGAAAGAAAGGCGAGACGATGAAAAGAAAGAGGGCAAAGAGGCCAAAGGGAAAGAGCGCCAGATCACAG AGGAAGATCTAGAGGGCAAGACCGAGGAAGAAATTGAGATGATGAAAATGATGGGATTTTCCACATTTGACACCACAAAA GGCAAGAAAGTGGATGGCTCTGTGAATGCCTACGCTATCAATGTCTCGCAGAAGAGGAAGTACAG GCAATACATGAACCGAAAGGGAGGCTTCAACCGGCCGCTGGATTTCATTGCCTGA